aacagcacaTCATTGTCGTGCCGACGACGCGGAAGGATCCAAAGGATTATGAGCCCATTTTCACAACTGCTGAGTAAACGCTTTCCGTcgcatttcattaaaaaataacttcGTTACACAGCGCCCACCACCCCCCTCTCGACTCTTTCGCAGATATTCCTACGGTCTGTCGCTAGAGGAGTTGCTGCCCTTCGCTCTGGATCCCTGGTGGCAGAGTGTGCGGCGCCTCAGCTGCGGGGTCCTGGGACTGGCCTTCCTGCTAACCCTGATTGCCGGGCTTGTTATGGCCTATTCTGGCAGTGTCTGTCAGCCAAATAGAGCAATTAGCGGAAACGCCACCACGACGATGGCCACGCCATTATCCTTGGTTTCCAACGGCTCGCAGCTGCTGATGGCCAGTTTATAACGGCCGCTGGGCAATCTCAGTGACATTTCGGAGATGCTGCAATCCCCCATGTGGAATTGCATCAGCCGCATCGGCACGCACTATTTGCATTTCTTTGGCTTGCCGGCAATGGGTGCATATACTTTTCCTCCCCAGTTGCTAACTGAGCGATAAGCGATGCACCGCGGAACCGATTGATTGCGGGAGAATTCAGCtgattaatttaattgtttttcgaataaaaaatgtggacacctttagaaatatgttaatcaaaaaacgCCTGAACCTTAGTCAGTACTCTGGCGTTTATAAGTATTACTGttaagtataaaaaataatagacaAAATTTACTTTAGGCTTATGAAGATAGAAAGTACGTTTTCTTTacgcaaataataataacaagaaagatAATGACAAcacaaacatttaaatgttaatctAGAGCgtacaataaaaacatttaatttagtttttggcttcaatcattttttaaaacataaaattaatgtgtttcgctaaaaaaaaatacgtaATGTACAAATATTCGatttactaaaataaaaatattttttaaagcctaTTATTAatgcaaaattcaaattatctTCGAGTGAAAACGTTACTTTTGTTCGTAAAgagtttaaatttgaatttgtaaaataaccATAACTTTACATACGCTAATGGCCGTTACTACATTTTCACTAACTACATGGCACAGTGGCGCCACCTGGCCGCGCCAAACAGTGTTGTCTAACGGCCGTGCTTTCGATTGTTCCATTCATTAATCGATTATTTGTCgcacttgttgttgtttacgCAAATTGTTTAcggaaattatttatttatttaccgcTGGTGGAGTGCACTTTTCGCCATGGATTTCGACAGTCCCGAGGAGAAGGAGTTTCCCGGGCTGTACGCCTCGGAGGCGGCGGATGCCAGGTCGAAGAAGAGCAAGGAGGAGAGCGACTGTGAGTGGGCGCTCAACAGACGTGGGCGtaaaagtggggaaaaatcAATGCGTTCAATGCGTTTCCTTCGCAGTCAGCGAGGATCACGACCTCAGCAAGAAGGACCTGTTGATCGGGCGGCGCAAGGACAAGAAGGAGAAGGGCAAGGATCGGGGCTACGCCGCCCTGGAGGGCGAGAGCTcgccggaggaggagctggacaCCAAGTGGGTGAACCCCCAAGCTTTACCCACCCACAAGTAATCCCCTTTTCTGTTGTGCCCTTCCCCCAGGAGTCCCTCCAAGTCGAAGAAGTCGAAGACCTTCAAGTTTGTCAGCTCCAAGAGCAAGGAGAAGCGCGAAAAGTCGCGCGACAAGTCGGAAAAGGATGCGAAGCACGCGGAGGAGGAGCCTGGCCCCTCGCACAAGGCCAAGGAGAAGGAGGGCAAGGACAAGGAGCGCGACGAGCCCAAGAAGAAGGACAAAAAGGCAGAtaagaaggagaagaaggaCAAGAAGAGCAAGCAGCTGTCGCAGCAGCAGGACGACACCTCCGCCGCCGAGGAGGTGCTGGCCCTCGGATATCCCGTCTTCGGGGTGTCCGTCAGCCTGGCCACCGAAAGGTCCCGCTGCCACGACGGCGTGGACATACCACTGGTTGTGCGCGACTGCATCGACTTCCTGCAGGATCACCTGAAGTGCGAGCAGATCTACAAGATTGAGCCCATCAAGACGCGTCTGATGCACTACAAGCGGTTGTACAACAATCGGGAGCACGACTCCGCCGTCGATGAGCTCAACCTGCCCACCGCCTGCAGCCTGCTGAAGCTCTTCCTGCGCGAGTTGCCGGAGCCGCTGCTGACCACCGATCTGGTGGCCCGCTTCGAGGAGGTGGCCTCCCATCCGAAGGTGACCACGCAGCAGGCagagctgcagcagctgctcgAGCAATTGCCCAAGTGCAACCGCACTCTGTTGGCGTGGGTGCTGCTCCACTTCGACGCGGTGATCCAGCAGGAACGGCACAACAAGCTCAACGCTCAGTCGCTGGCCATGCTGCTCAGTCCGACGCTGCAGATGTCCCACCGCCTGATGGTGGCCCTGCTCTGCCACTGCAACAGCTTGTTCGCGGACGTCCAGCTGATAAAGTGAGCAAACACCGGCCAGCCGGATGTCAGTGGTGGGAAATATCCGAGTAGGCTTTGGGTAGTTCTTACCTTGTCAGGGAATTATGAACAGACTTATTCCGACCTCATACATTTAgtctagagccctgcatgaatggattcaatgaattattttgaattttttgttttaattagaattttgagtttaatagaattcaatgaatgaatggcatgaattataaaataattctaaCGACAAtctcttttgaagaagaaagagccataattttgtggttaaatctgcctgaattttatgtactatgcagttaacattgatttgttaaaaattgttcactttttgttctcaaaaaaggcacaaaaaatctggcaaattcaaaaaatgtattaaatttattcattcattcattcaattcgaaatgaattagaaaaacatttcatttatttgacatagaattgaattaaacaaatcagatatttcatggcatactaggataaaacaaaaattgaatgattcacgcagggctctaatttaGTCATTGGGCGAAGTTCAATTTTAATATAGCTCTAGtacaaaataacattaaaatcgCTAAATATCTTTGTATCTAATGATACGAATTAAATAAGTTATAACTAAAGTAAAAGATACCTACAGCATCTCAGATAATTCCCACTACTGTTACCTGAAGATAAGATTATGACTGTAAAAGTCGCTGAATTTAGTCGTTTATTTCGCTGTCGAGGATGAGCACCATACCCCGCAAACAGAAGCGTTTACCGCGTCTTGTTAGCTTCCTAATCAGGCAGAAATacagaaatttaaacaatgcTATCGCTTTACTAACTGTTATCTTTTAGGTATGTTCCACCGCTCACATCGGCCAGCCCCAAGCTTCCGGATACGCCGGAGGACATTCAGACGGAGTTGCGCAAGCAGGACAGCCTGCTAAACCAAATCCACAGCGAGATGAATGCCGGGTTCATTACCAAGAAGCGCGAGGAACAGCTCTGGGAGGTACAGCGTATAATAACGCAGCTCAAGCGAAAGTTACGCACCTTTGAGAAGAAGCAGGAAAAATCCGTGGAGGAATTGGACACCAGCAGCAGTGCAGCGCCCACAGTCGTGAGTGAGGACACCACGGATTCCAAGCCAACTGTCGTCCCAGTCGCATCCACTAGCAGCAGTATTCCCGTCGAGGAGCCAACAACGGAGGAGCGTCCCTCCAAAGACCCTCCGATCGAGTTCTCCATTGATCCCGCAACTGGCTTCATTTTGTTGCCAAAGTCAAATCCGCACCGCGAAAATTTGCTGCGTCTGCAAATCGAATATGACGAGTTGATGGACTGGCAGAACGAACTCAAGTCCCGCATAGTCGCCGAACGCAACGAGGTCTATAGGCTCAAGCAGTTGTACGAGCAGCAGTCGATAAACAGTCAAATGGCCGCCTTGGCCACTGGATCACAGGCACCGCCGGAGTCCGAATACGAGCGAATTATCGAGCACTACACTCGCGAAAATGCGCTGCTGGAGCACAAGAAAAATATGCTGGGCATGGAGCTAAAGGAGGAACGACGGGCTTGCATAGCCCTACAAGTGGAGCTGCGATTGCAGCagttttaaatgtattaatattattaatgtatTACTAGGATGGGTCAATTTGCGGGATATAACTGTGATCATATCCCGGAAACTAAAAGCTCCTttccaaaaaaacaacaaagactTTACCAGGCAATCGTCTTCAAGGGTTTCGATACTATTCCTTTCTgtttcatttaatattaacgatatttaatattgaaatcatacaaaatcttaaatgaaaacgcttggaatgtttttaaaaatatatatttgcccATCTAGGCAGTCATCATTGCATCAACATCTTGGTCTGAATCAATATCGAAAAAATACGAATTTTTACAAAGAAATGTCTTTAATAGTCACAAActgttaaaatatacaaaaataatataaagagTAAAAGAAAGTATTAggaaatttacaaaacaaattatttttcgaCCTTTTTCCCAATtggttattaaaaatgttgacaAAGATAAGTTTTCATGACAAAAGTCTATTGTTAATTTGGAAATGACCGAGTTAGTTAATAAAATCGACCCAccaaaacatatgtatgtatataggcTTACCAATTTTAATTCTCAATGTCTAAATACGATCAAATgctttgtttaaattaaagttaactGTTGAAATGGCGAAAAGCCtcaaaaaatcttattttgttacTTTAACTCTTCAAACCAAATCCCTTTGCCATCTTTATTTCCATACCGAGATAAGCCCGTCAAAGTTTTTTGTAATGCAGTAGCGCTTGTGTGTGCCAGACTATTAAGATTCGATTTTCTAAATCGGTCTGATGACTTAATTCCAAATCAAGAAATTCAGAGCACAGATTAGAAGATCAGGGTGCTGTTTATACATAGACGACAGATTGGCTGTTCGTTGGGGTAAAGCGGAAATGAAATCATCGCCTATTACGTCGCATCATCGTTGTGATGGTCAAGGAACTCAGTTTAGCTTTGCGTGTTACGattactttatttaatatttattatttataattttagaatACATTATCATTATGCATTACGTTCGGGGGCGTGTTCTGTATTCCGCTGAagtacaacttaaaaatatcacacACAAATACCACGCGAGAAAGAAGAGTCCTCCGGAATGCCAAGCCGCGTCCACTCGTTCTCCTTCATGATTAAGTTATTTCCGCTGGACTACAGATCGATGGATCCATAGCTCTACGGACACTCCTTGTCGCTGATCTTTTGATAGTCTGGGAAAGGGAATAGAAAAAGGTATTAATTGTAGAAAGATTGGGAATTGGGAGATAATATGCCAGTTATTTAGGTTTAAGTTCGTAATAgagaaaatgtttttccaaACTCACTTGCATTCTGCAGGCAATTCTCCGTCTTCATCACGCACAGATTGCGATATGACTTGGTGGAGCCCTTGTCGTCCGCGGCACACACCCATCCGTACTCCTGCGTGTCGCACTCCATGACGCACTTGGTGCTGGGATCGGGCAGGCCGAGGCACTGGACCAGCGAGAGGGCAAGCAGCGCCACTATAAATAGACGGAGACATCAGAGCCAATTAGTTAGGCAGGAGGCGTGCGAAGAGAATCACTGCCCGTCAACTGGGCCCGCATACAAAGTGCCCTGATCAGCCCATCACCCATGATATCACCCACATTCACATCCCCACTACTTCGCCGATGTACGCCCATTGATTCTCCGCGACGCCAGAGCGTCTGGCAATGCCAACGATTCTATGGATGGTTGGGGGTTGGTGGACCCTGTTCCCTTGACGTTCCCCGTCCCCAGCAATTGGAATCAGGAATTAGCGCTGCATGCCTAATTAGCCTTGTCGGCACGCAATGGCACCTAATCCGCGAAACTGCGTTGCTGGGGTGTCTAATCCAATGACTCAATCAAAGTATGAAATTTTCCATTCATAAGTTTCGCGGCTGCATATGAATGAAGTTCATTCGGCTTGGAAAAAATGATTCTATTCTATCCTTACATTTGCTACATCTAAAGGCCACCATTCATTAGTGGGTCACTTTCTGCTGCTCTGACGCAGAGGCTCTAATCATTTCATATttacaatattaatattaaatgcatGAGTCAGCAATACATTTatacagaaaaatataagCTCAAATAGATTAATTACAATGGAGTtgttattcaaaaaataaataaaatcttaaataaaaatcgcaTTTGTTTATAATCATTTTTATGGGAAAACcccaaatataatttatgtgtAGAAGAGATTCAAATGCTTTCAAGGAGAACCTGTATagtcaaatttaaattcttgtGTTAAATAAACtgcaattttatttggtttaccCGATTTTCTCGGAAAGCGGAtcgtaaattttttgtttatttaacatAGAAATATTTGGAATTTCTTCAAATAGCAAAATAATGAATTTCCAGGAAAATTAAAGACTTTTAAtgacttgaaatattttctttttagcaTCGTTATTTTCAGTGCCTTTTGCTGGTCTAAAATTTAGTTGTTTACTTTTGAGTTCCCTTTTCGTcgttaatatattaaaatatttaaaaatacatattataCGTACATGCCAAGAATACTGCAGACAGCTTCATGTTGTTACTAGTTATTTTAGATTTCCGATTGGCTGGAGTACTTCGCACTTTATGGATGGAGCACACTTTGCACAACCGTATTTGCTTTGGGCGAACTTTGCGGGTCAGACGAATTAATTATGCCGTGCCTGCGCTTGGTTTCTAGCTGATTAAAAGTGTTTTACGATTTCacgatttatatatattcaatGGAATATATAGAATGGTCGCCTGATTTGGGGCTTGTCACTGAACTTCAGACACGTGTGTGGGCCAGTGTTTTGGTTCTTGATACGTTATTAGATTAATTAGCGCACGATTCTGATTCAGAATTGAGTGTTGAGTATTGAGAATTGTCAAGTGTAAAGTGTGAGTTTTGAATTCAGAATTGAATTGCgttccgatccgatccgactCTCTCTATCGGCGAGGCCG
This portion of the Drosophila takahashii strain IR98-3 E-12201 chromosome 3R, DtakHiC1v2, whole genome shotgun sequence genome encodes:
- the Rlip gene encoding ralA-binding protein 1, which encodes MDFDSPEEKEFPGLYASEAADARSKKSKEESDFSEDHDLSKKDLLIGRRKDKKEKGKDRGYAALEGESSPEEELDTKSPSKSKKSKTFKFVSSKSKEKREKSRDKSEKDAKHAEEEPGPSHKAKEKEGKDKERDEPKKKDKKADKKEKKDKKSKQLSQQQDDTSAAEEVLALGYPVFGVSVSLATERSRCHDGVDIPLVVRDCIDFLQDHLKCEQIYKIEPIKTRLMHYKRLYNNREHDSAVDELNLPTACSLLKLFLRELPEPLLTTDLVARFEEVASHPKVTTQQAELQQLLEQLPKCNRTLLAWVLLHFDAVIQQERHNKLNAQSLAMLLSPTLQMSHRLMVALLCHCNSLFADVQLIKYVPPLTSASPKLPDTPEDIQTELRKQDSLLNQIHSEMNAGFITKKREEQLWEVQRIITQLKRKLRTFEKKQEKSVEELDTSSSAAPTVVSEDTTDSKPTVVPVASTSSSIPVEEPTTEERPSKDPPIEFSIDPATGFILLPKSNPHRENLLRLQIEYDELMDWQNELKSRIVAERNEVYRLKQLYEQQSINSQMAALATGSQAPPESEYERIIEHYTRENALLEHKKNMLGMELKEERRACIALQVELRLQQF
- the peg gene encoding uncharacterized protein peg codes for the protein MKLSAVFLALALLALSLVQCLGLPDPSTKCVMECDTQEYGWVCAADDKGSTKSYRNLCVMKTENCLQNANYQKISDKECP
- the LOC108064883 gene encoding uncharacterized protein — translated: MSCNEKTALLATQQGHQQRQQQHIIVVPTTRKDPKDYEPIFTTAEYSYGLSLEELLPFALDPWWQSVRRLSCGVLGLAFLLTLIAGLVMAYSGSVCQPNRAISGNATTTMATPLSLVSNGSQLLMASL